The following are encoded together in the uncultured Sphaerochaeta sp. genome:
- a CDS encoding glycosyltransferase family 4 protein, producing the protein MRILLTTDAFTPTTNGVVTSIVNLRQGLTQAGHEVRILTLAHAHTSHYQDGVWYLGSLSSDRLYPGTRIRGTFTKKIVREIIKWNPDVVHSQCEFSTFSLAKRIAYASGAPLVHTYHTLYEDYTDYFSPSERLGHIMAQRFSKRILSKVDYVIAPTAKTKRLLRSYGVDGPIDVVPSGIDLARFSPTNEDKESETLRASLGIPKDNFVLVYVGRLAVEKRIEELIDNFSLEKPNRTLLLVGDGPQRQALEQMVASRGLQKHVIFAGMQKQEDIPAYYHLGNVFCSASTSEAQGLTYIEALASGLPVLCRADDCLTEVVRDGENGWQYNTNEEFQHYLDLLSNDEPLRLRLSEQALLTSRPFDSQTFAASLLSIYEKLIKQSRAYSA; encoded by the coding sequence ATGAGAATTTTACTTACAACGGACGCTTTTACGCCAACCACAAACGGGGTTGTTACCTCTATCGTCAACCTTAGGCAGGGGCTCACTCAGGCAGGACATGAAGTTCGCATCCTTACCCTTGCCCATGCACATACATCCCATTACCAAGATGGAGTCTGGTACCTCGGATCGTTGAGCTCTGACCGGCTCTATCCCGGTACCCGTATCCGCGGAACATTCACAAAGAAGATTGTACGGGAAATCATTAAATGGAATCCTGATGTAGTGCATTCTCAATGCGAGTTCAGCACCTTTTCCCTTGCTAAACGTATTGCCTATGCATCAGGAGCTCCTTTGGTCCATACCTACCATACGCTGTATGAGGACTATACAGATTACTTCTCTCCCAGTGAGCGGTTAGGGCATATCATGGCTCAACGGTTCTCGAAGAGAATCCTCTCCAAAGTTGATTATGTCATCGCCCCTACTGCAAAGACAAAACGCCTATTACGTTCCTATGGGGTGGATGGCCCGATTGATGTTGTCCCAAGCGGAATCGACCTTGCACGTTTTTCACCCACCAATGAGGACAAGGAGAGTGAAACATTACGGGCTTCTCTTGGAATACCAAAGGACAATTTCGTACTGGTGTATGTAGGTCGTCTGGCTGTAGAGAAGCGTATAGAGGAGCTGATCGACAACTTCTCTCTGGAGAAACCAAATCGTACGTTGTTGTTGGTTGGAGATGGACCACAGAGACAAGCCCTAGAGCAAATGGTAGCTTCACGGGGATTGCAGAAGCATGTGATTTTTGCAGGCATGCAGAAACAAGAGGATATTCCTGCCTATTATCATTTGGGGAATGTCTTTTGTAGCGCATCAACAAGCGAGGCACAGGGATTGACGTATATTGAAGCCTTGGCCTCAGGACTCCCTGTGCTCTGCCGTGCTGATGATTGCCTTACAGAAGTGGTACGTGATGGTGAGAATGGATGGCAATATAACACAAATGAGGAGTTTCAACACTATCTTGACCTTCTGAGCAATGATGAACCACTTCGTCTCAGACTCAGTGAACAAGCATTACTAACAAGCAGACCCTTCGACTCGCAGACATTTGCAGCTTCCCTGCTCTCCATCTATGAGAAACTGATCAAGCAAAGCAGAGCATATTCAGCCTAG
- a CDS encoding NADH:ubiquinone reductase (Na(+)-transporting) subunit D translates to MASKLLRKTFMEPLGKNNPVFVQILGICSTLAVTNKLQNTMVMTLGVMFTTALSSLTISLLRNYIPSRIRMMVETMVIATFVIIVDIVLKAFYPEMWKQLGPYVGLIITNCIIMGRIEAFALQNKPMLSLVDGLASGLGYAYVLLAIAFVRELLGTGSLWGFQILGSWWTNWSIMIMPPGGFFVLAIIIWIIREKIMKEAKND, encoded by the coding sequence ATGGCCAGTAAACTGCTACGAAAAACGTTTATGGAACCACTGGGAAAGAACAACCCTGTGTTTGTCCAGATCCTTGGCATCTGCTCCACACTTGCAGTAACGAACAAGTTGCAGAATACCATGGTCATGACCTTGGGGGTGATGTTCACCACAGCCCTCTCCAGTTTGACCATTTCTCTATTGAGAAACTATATACCATCTCGAATCCGAATGATGGTAGAGACCATGGTGATTGCAACCTTTGTCATTATCGTGGATATCGTCCTCAAAGCCTTTTACCCGGAGATGTGGAAGCAACTCGGTCCCTATGTTGGTCTGATCATCACCAACTGTATCATCATGGGTAGGATCGAAGCCTTTGCATTACAGAACAAACCCATGCTCTCGTTGGTTGATGGGTTGGCGTCCGGCTTGGGCTATGCCTATGTGTTGCTGGCTATCGCATTCGTGAGAGAGTTGCTGGGAACGGGAAGCCTTTGGGGTTTCCAGATTCTTGGCTCCTGGTGGACAAACTGGTCCATCATGATCATGCCACCCGGCGGCTTCTTCGTTTTGGCAATCATCATCTGGATTATTCGAGAAAAAATCATGAAGGAGGCCAAGAATGACTGA
- a CDS encoding 2Fe-2S iron-sulfur cluster binding domain-containing protein, giving the protein MIVTLLISIGIISLISVFLAILMVIADATIGNYGVVKISINDGSKELEVQGGQPLLKALNQEGVFIPSACGGRGSCGLCKVRVVSGGGEYLPTELPWMSDEEKQNNVRLSCQFKVKQDVAIVIPEELFLVKEFKTTVESIRDLTHDIKEVRLRLKEPAEISAKAGQYIQFEVPEYELTDERVYRAYSMASSPDDKNHVELEIRLVPNGICTTYVHKHLKEGDEIIVNGPYGDFFLRDTDKNIIFIAGGSGMAPIKSMLLDMEKKGIARKASYFFGARSKRDLFLLDEMRALEEKMPNFTFIPALSEPQEEDNWDGEVGLITDVVRRMVSEGANSEAYLCGSPGMIDACIKVLDEVGVLPENIFYDKFS; this is encoded by the coding sequence ATGATTGTTACACTACTGATCAGTATCGGAATCATCAGCCTCATCTCGGTCTTCCTGGCCATCTTGATGGTCATTGCGGATGCAACAATTGGCAATTATGGTGTGGTAAAAATCTCCATCAATGATGGCTCGAAAGAGTTGGAAGTCCAAGGCGGACAGCCGTTGCTCAAAGCCCTCAACCAGGAAGGTGTCTTTATTCCATCCGCGTGCGGAGGTCGTGGCTCCTGTGGATTGTGCAAGGTAAGGGTTGTCTCCGGTGGAGGCGAGTATCTTCCCACTGAACTTCCCTGGATGTCCGATGAAGAGAAGCAAAACAACGTCAGACTCTCCTGTCAGTTCAAAGTGAAACAGGATGTAGCTATTGTCATCCCTGAAGAGCTCTTCCTGGTCAAGGAATTCAAGACAACTGTAGAGAGTATCAGGGACCTAACGCATGACATCAAGGAAGTGAGACTTCGCTTGAAAGAACCAGCTGAAATTTCTGCTAAAGCTGGACAGTATATCCAGTTTGAGGTTCCTGAATATGAACTGACCGATGAGAGAGTCTACCGTGCCTACTCCATGGCCTCTTCACCAGACGATAAAAACCATGTGGAACTGGAGATACGCCTGGTGCCGAACGGTATCTGTACCACCTATGTGCATAAGCATCTCAAGGAAGGTGATGAGATTATTGTCAATGGACCATATGGCGATTTCTTTCTTCGGGATACTGACAAGAATATCATATTCATCGCTGGCGGTTCCGGAATGGCCCCGATCAAATCGATGTTGCTTGACATGGAGAAAAAAGGTATTGCACGAAAGGCCTCCTACTTCTTTGGTGCCCGTTCAAAACGAGACCTGTTCTTGCTTGATGAGATGCGGGCTTTGGAAGAGAAGATGCCGAACTTCACCTTCATCCCCGCACTCAGCGAACCACAAGAGGAAGATAATTGGGATGGGGAGGTCGGTCTTATCACCGATGTAGTAAGAAGGATGGTGAGTGAAGGTGCCAATAGTGAAGCATACCTCTGTGGCAGCCCAGGAATGATCGATGCTTGTATCAAGGTATTGGATGAAGTGGGAGTCCTCCCGGAAAATATCTTCTACGATAAATTCTCATAA
- a CDS encoding copper-translocating P-type ATPase: MDHREHHKMMIKDFRNRFYFSLALTLPILALTPLVQNAMGFEWTFPGANYVVFSLSTILYIIGGWPFLSGMVGELKEKSPGMMTLIGMAITVAYGYSTAVTFGLSGTVFYWELATLIAIMLAGHWIEMSSVVGASAALEKLARLMPATAHKMEGKTIQDIPSQQIQDGDFLVVKPGEKIPADGHITEGESYVNESMITGESRPVHRREGDALIGGSINGEGSLTLEVEGVGEDAYLSKIIQMVQNAQEAKSRTQKLSDRAAKYLTISALTVGFATLAAWLIVGFDLQFAITRMATVMIITCPHALGLAIPLVVSVSTAKSAQNGLLIQNRTAFEQTRKINAIVFDKTGTLTEGTFTVTEVSRADSSQIGKEGLVQLAASLETYSEHPIGKSIVAYAQERSIELVPAEDAKAIKGKGISGTIHGSTILVASPSHVRELGIEVPPSSDEKAVTRVFVLSDGNLMGSITLSDTIRGQSYQAISSLQKMGISCWMLTGDNEATAQAVSKELGMDGYFAEVLPDEKQTKIKELQNKGLFVAMTGDGVNDSPALAQADVGIAIGSGTDVAASTADIILVHSNPQDIVTLIQFGKATYRKMIQNLIWATAYNILAIPLAAGVLYSLGFVLQPEVGAILMTLSTVIVAVNARLLTIPKEPANQAP; the protein is encoded by the coding sequence ATGGATCATAGAGAGCATCATAAAATGATGATAAAGGATTTTCGAAACCGGTTCTATTTCAGCTTGGCACTCACCCTGCCTATCCTTGCATTGACACCCTTGGTACAAAACGCCATGGGATTCGAGTGGACCTTTCCGGGTGCAAACTATGTAGTTTTTTCTCTGTCCACGATCCTTTATATTATCGGAGGATGGCCCTTCCTCTCGGGGATGGTGGGAGAACTGAAAGAGAAATCCCCTGGGATGATGACTCTCATAGGTATGGCCATTACCGTCGCCTATGGGTACAGTACCGCAGTAACCTTCGGTCTGTCGGGAACAGTTTTTTATTGGGAACTGGCGACCTTGATAGCCATCATGCTGGCTGGCCACTGGATCGAGATGAGCAGTGTAGTTGGAGCTTCCGCAGCGCTTGAAAAATTAGCTCGCCTCATGCCTGCAACGGCGCACAAGATGGAAGGTAAAACCATACAGGATATTCCTTCACAACAAATACAGGATGGCGATTTCCTGGTGGTAAAGCCTGGAGAAAAAATACCAGCTGATGGACACATAACCGAAGGTGAGAGCTATGTGAATGAGTCGATGATTACCGGTGAATCTCGTCCTGTACATCGCAGAGAGGGAGATGCATTGATCGGAGGGTCGATCAATGGAGAGGGAAGCCTTACCCTGGAAGTTGAAGGGGTTGGAGAAGATGCGTACCTGTCTAAGATCATCCAGATGGTACAAAATGCACAGGAAGCAAAATCAAGAACACAGAAACTCAGCGACCGTGCTGCAAAGTACCTGACCATCTCCGCCCTGACTGTTGGCTTTGCCACCCTGGCCGCATGGTTGATTGTTGGCTTTGACCTGCAATTCGCCATTACACGAATGGCTACTGTCATGATCATCACCTGCCCTCACGCTCTTGGCCTTGCCATACCCCTCGTTGTATCGGTATCTACTGCAAAATCAGCACAGAACGGACTGCTTATACAGAACAGGACAGCCTTTGAACAGACACGGAAGATTAATGCCATTGTATTCGACAAGACGGGAACCCTTACTGAAGGAACCTTTACGGTTACCGAAGTCAGCAGAGCCGATAGTTCCCAGATTGGGAAAGAGGGGTTAGTACAGCTTGCTGCGTCTCTGGAGACCTATTCGGAACACCCTATCGGGAAAAGCATTGTAGCATATGCCCAAGAGCGATCGATCGAGCTTGTTCCTGCAGAGGATGCAAAGGCAATCAAGGGAAAGGGTATCAGCGGCACAATCCACGGAAGCACCATCCTGGTAGCCAGTCCATCACACGTAAGAGAGCTTGGAATTGAGGTTCCACCCAGCAGTGATGAAAAGGCTGTAACACGTGTATTTGTTCTCTCCGATGGAAATCTCATGGGATCCATCACCCTCAGCGATACGATCAGGGGGCAATCGTATCAAGCCATTTCATCCTTGCAAAAGATGGGAATTTCCTGCTGGATGCTCACAGGGGATAATGAGGCAACAGCGCAAGCTGTTTCTAAAGAACTGGGCATGGATGGCTATTTTGCAGAGGTACTGCCCGACGAAAAACAAACAAAAATCAAGGAGCTGCAAAACAAGGGCTTGTTCGTAGCAATGACAGGTGACGGGGTCAATGATTCCCCCGCTCTAGCCCAGGCCGATGTGGGTATTGCAATCGGTTCTGGAACCGATGTGGCGGCTTCTACAGCGGACATCATACTTGTACACTCCAATCCACAGGATATTGTAACGCTTATCCAGTTCGGGAAGGCAACATACCGAAAGATGATCCAGAACCTCATATGGGCAACAGCATATAACATTCTGGCTATACCATTGGCTGCAGGTGTGCTGTACTCTCTTGGATTCGTACTGCAGCCAGAGGTAGGAGCAATCTTGATGACACTCTCTACCGTGATTGTTGCTGTCAATGCACGTTTGTTGACGATTCCGAAAGAACCAGCGAACCAGGCACCTTGA
- a CDS encoding Rnf-Nqr domain containing protein translates to MTDSLMPFAVFFASIFTGNILLTNYLGMCSFLSVSKELKTSTGLGMAVIFVMATTTPLNWIVYQYLLIPYNLEYLRFIVFIIVIAAFVQLTEMTLERYSEPLYQSLGIFLPLITVNCAILGVSLFMVIREYTLLTSFFFGLGSGIGWFIAIIAMAGIRQKLKNAKIPPGLEGPGITLVIAGFMAMAFMGFSGMIAIS, encoded by the coding sequence ATGACTGATTCATTGATGCCCTTTGCTGTTTTCTTCGCCTCAATTTTTACCGGGAATATTCTCCTTACCAACTATCTCGGGATGTGTTCCTTCCTCTCAGTCTCAAAGGAATTGAAGACTTCTACAGGGCTGGGGATGGCAGTCATCTTTGTCATGGCAACGACCACTCCCCTGAACTGGATTGTGTATCAGTACCTGCTTATTCCATACAATCTGGAGTATCTCAGATTCATTGTGTTCATCATTGTCATCGCTGCATTTGTACAGCTTACGGAAATGACACTCGAGCGATACAGTGAACCGTTATACCAATCGCTGGGCATATTCCTCCCGCTGATAACGGTCAACTGTGCAATCCTGGGCGTGAGTCTTTTCATGGTTATCAGGGAGTATACCCTGCTCACCTCCTTCTTCTTTGGACTGGGAAGCGGAATTGGATGGTTCATCGCCATTATTGCAATGGCAGGGATCAGGCAGAAACTGAAGAACGCCAAGATTCCCCCAGGACTGGAAGGCCCGGGAATCACCTTGGTAATTGCTGGATTCATGGCCATGGCATTCATGGGATTCTCCGGCATGATCGCCATATCCTAA